Within the Syngnathoides biaculeatus isolate LvHL_M chromosome 13, ASM1980259v1, whole genome shotgun sequence genome, the region TTTCTCGGAGGCCACATTCTAATTACGATGTCCCTTAGAGGGGAGTTATGACTGAAAACAAAACTTCAAccccctcatcatatttacagatgaaatttattaactagttttggaatcagaaatcaactattgttaatttgtttggtaacacgaaaatggTGGTCTACATATATCAATAAATCAAATATCTCAGCgttatttatgatatgacgatTTACAATTTTGGAGCAGATTATAACAAAAGTCATGGAAGTTAATATGATTTGCCCTCGCGGGCCACAAACTCATTAGCCAAAGTATTTTGCAAACCTGGTACAAAGGATATCAGATTAAAATTAATACATAAAATTAGATGAAGCTGAGCTTTGAAATGAATTCACACACATGATTGATTTTGTcacagagttttgttttttgtcatacGATTAAAATACTTTTCCTTATGGCtggaatgaaagaaaaaaaacatgccactaGGTGATAGTACAGTGCTGTAAAAACATTTCCTGTTCCAGCATTCATTTTCTcccctgcgtgtgttttctccgggggactccggtttcctcctacatcccaaaaacattcataaagactctaaattgcccgtaggtgtgaatgtgagtgcgaatggctgtttgtttctatgtagcCTACGATTGgacggcaaccagttcaagtaGTACCCCGCCTTTCACCCCGAGGATAGCCAAGATAGGTTCCAGCAATCTCgctaccctagtgaggataagcggaatgctagatgaatgaacaaatgaatgattaaaaaccaaagacaagCAGACTGGTATGGAAAGCactggggtttttttcccccacttttattttcatttcttaatATCATGGGACAGGATTAAAGAATGGAGACCCATTTCAGTCAATGTTTGCCTCAGAAGGGAATAGATTTATataattaacaataataataataataataatataaagtcTGCATTGGTGGGTAAAGAATAGACAAAATGtacaaggaagaggaggaggaggaggtacCTTAATCCCCAACTGGACGTGAACATTCcaagaagagaaaaagaaagcgaTCCAGTGAAGGTGATGGAATTTCTTCGTCTTTGTTTAAGAAGACTTTCATTAAAACAATCAAGTCCACGCCGATTAAaaagagacaaagaagaagaagaagaagaagaagaagaagagggtggTAGTGATGATTTACTTCCATTTGGACAGACAACTTCTTGTCACTTGACCtgtaacctttaaaaaaaaaaaaaaaaaactcgcttTGTCGTCACCTTTCTGCTTTCTGGACGCCTGCATGTGCTTAACCGTGtgcaaaggtttaaaaaaaaaaaaaaaaaaaaaaaaaaaaatggcgcctTTGTCGTACACATGTGTTGGCCCGGAGGCCCACGCAAGCGGTGATATGGGGGACGTCAACACAAACACTTGGCTGGAGGGACggagacgccgccgccgccgactcgCGAGTCTACAAGATGAACTTCCCTAGGAAGAAGCCGATGAAAATGGCCGCGATGACCACCAGCAGGGAGGGCAGGGAGGCGGCCGAGTTGGGAGTCGCCTGGTCCGAGCGCGCCACCTTCCTCAGGCGGGCGCTGTCGTCCTGGGGGAAACAAGCGACGCTCAGATGGCATGGTCTTTAAATTCAAATCAACTCAAattccccccacacacacacaaaaatcagattaacaattttttggggggaaaacaatattttagtaATTTTACAATGCAGAACCTGACTTCCAATTTTGATCTTTTTGTTTCTCCTTTGCGCTGTGACAACAACACAATAAAGATGACAAGGTCTTTAAAACCAACTcaaatccaccccccccccccccaaaaattatttaccttttttttgggtaaaCAATATTTTAGTAATTTTACAATGCAGAACCCGACTTCcaatttggttttgtttctcCTTTGCGCTGTGGCAACAATATAATAAAGTTCTGGGTCGCCAGAAATGTGAAGAGATGTGCTAAGCCCCGCCCCGTGACAACAatacaataaagatgattccgtCTTTAAAACCAACTCAACCCCCCCCAGAAAATactgatttactttttttttggggtaaacaatattttattacatttacaaTGCAGAACTTGACTTAGAATtttgatctttttctttctcctttgcGCTGTGACAACAATACAATAAAGATGATACCATCTTTAAAACCAactcaaccccccaccccccacacacacacacaaaaaactgatttaccatttttttttttttttttgaaacaatattttactAACTTTAAAATGCAGAACCCAActtccaattttgtttttgtttctccttTGCGCTGTGGCAACAATACAATAACGTTCTGGGTCGCCAGAAATGTGAAGATGTGCTAAGCCCCGCCCAAAACTCAAATTGGTTGCTAATTATCAATGACCACCCCCCATATGTGCCAGTTCTACTGAACAGTGGCCGACGTCTCACCTTTAAGTGCCGGTTCTCCTCTGACATTTTGCTCATCTCGGCCTGCAGCCGCTTGCACTTCTCCATCAGCTTCTTCATCTCGCTGTCATCCAATGAGGAGGCAGAGGCGGCGGCCAtgactggggtggggggtgctgctgctgctgccgtggCTGCTGCTGAGGGGGGCTCAACCTTGGCAGAGTTCATCACCGGCGCAGTTTTACTCGGCTCGACGTCATTCTGCGGTGACATGGTAACAAAGTCTTCAGGAGGACAAATATTTTGATCATTACATTCTTCAGATTTGGGGGTTTTCATCATTCAAAATTATGGGACATAAATAAAGGTTGGGcaactttatgaaaaaaataatgcagaatAAGCTCAAATCAAAATATTCTATTAACCAAGGATGGGCAAATTTAATTATGAAGGGgagcacaaaaaacattttgacctCTGAAAAGACACCAAGTACCGTAATCTTAAAATTTAGTATTACacttgcaaaacaaacaaatataatatataggcggcatggtggctcagctggaaaccgttggcctcaaagttctgaggtcccgggttcaatctcagacccgcctgagtggagtttgcatgttctccccgtgcctgtgtggctttcctccgggtactccgatttcctcccatatcccaaaaacatgcaacattaattggacacactaaattgcccgtcggtgtgattgtgagtgcagctgtttgtctctatgtgccctgcgattggctggcaaccagttcagggtgtaaccccgcctcctgccccgtttGCAGCtaagattggctccagcactcccgcgaccctcgtgaggataagcggctaacaaaatggatggatataatgtatatataaatcAAACAGCCACAGCAGTAACTATGGAGCAGTGGGGTGTTTCCTGCTCTACGGTTATATCACATCGATCCTTTTTGTCCGTTGTACCACTTTTGGGGTCTTCCACTTACTTTAAAgattccactttaaattctgtACCGTGTAAAATGACGGCTCATAAGTGAGATTATTAAGCGTTGGCGCCTTTTCCTTACCATCTTTTCATTTTCGGAAGGCAGCTCGAAGACACATCTCAACTTGGAGTCCATAAGGTCATCGGGTTTCGCGTCTTTCCACTGACGGCAGAAGAGAAATAGAAAAAGCAAAGTGGGGAATGTTACTGTTGCCAACCGCTAGCAGCTAAACAGCCAGGGTCACGTGACGCTACCTAAGCCTATCCTGCGACATTAACGTGCAATTCCAGGAAATATGGAACATTCATTAGAACATCACACCAGTATGGCCCATATTAAATATGCTACTAAAAACGTTTACAAACGTGCTTATCTGATTGTCTTTTAAGATTCCAGCCTAGTGATTAAATGACTGGTATTTTGTCGCCCTCTGGTGGCGGAAAGGCCGCAGCTCAACCATCGCTCACAATCTTGTTCCTCACCAAAGAGTCCATGTCAGAGACGCTGGGTGGTGCGAAGATGGTCTGCACCATGAATTTGTGTTTGCTCTTCTCGTTGGGGTCATAATCAAAGGGCTGTAGCATAActgaaggggggcggggggggggggagagacagcAAAGTACAGAGTTAACTCAAAGTGGGAATTTTCACAGAAATATCGTAATTTTGCATTTACTAAAAAATTATTACGTCCGAGTCGATAATTTTGATAATTCCCAGACGACATCGCGTGAAACGACGTGACGACAACAGCTTAACATCCGAGTTTCCGATTCGCCGGAGCTCGACCGAACAAGCCAACGAGCTGGCTTCTTCTACGGCGTAATGGCCGCCTCGTACTTTGGTCAAGAAGAGTTCAACATCGAAACACAATCAAGGAAAATCTGAGGTAAGATAGTCCGACGtagttattatatttttttaaatacaaatgataaGTGCACACAATTAGTCATTAATATATATTCTGATGAAAACGGTGACACACAAAAGGAAAAACCGGCCGACATATTGTTGAAGGCTGCATCCGGTCAGTGTTGTAAACAAATCCACGTGTTTGAAATTACACACCGATTGGCAATTCTTAATTCCTATTGAGTTGTGCTGAGGAAGATAACTTGCTAGATTTCCtgatcaataaaaatattattgagTATTTTATTCACTTGTTATTTGCTAAAGGTcattatttagtcattttataTGTTAGTCGTTGGTTTTTGTGCCAACATTttgccatatttttaaaaattcactaGTCATTTGTCAAAAGTCACTAGTTagtatttagtcattttattttagtctgaattttttaacatattttcttAAATTTAGATTTATGTTTtcactgttttatttattttttgtcgcaTGGATGTGATGGTGCaataaatgatgacaaaacCTATAATATACTTTATATGATGTAGGGATTATCAACAGTTGCTATAAAagcatgtaatatttgttgaaagCCGTTGCAAGTGGGCTTTCGGATGGGGAAAGTGGCTGCAAAAGTTAGCCCTGAGTTGGGTCTCTGAAGTGCAAGCCCACCCATTACGAGTAAAGTCGTTTTTCCACCTCTGCCTGACTGTTACCTAGCAGTGGAGCTAATTTACATAAAACAGGGCCCCCTAGGCTGTccgaattttatttttttccccacaactgATTTTACAGGTTATAGGTCACGTTAATAGCGGAAAACGTTTTGAACACaatttgcaaacttttttttcccactgtatATTAAACAGAAGCACCCATAAAAATGAGCTACTTTTAGGGAGAcaagaaatattttgtaaagTATGCTataatatttgacaaaaaaaagtccccgCATAAATTCCATGGGAGTAGT harbors:
- the vapal gene encoding VAMP (vesicle-associated membrane protein)-associated protein A, like gives rise to the protein MSKLDQVLVLEPPSDLKFKGPFTDVVTTNLKLKNPSDRRVCFKVKTTAPRRYCVRPNSGVIEAGAAVNISVMLQPFDYDPNEKSKHKFMVQTIFAPPSVSDMDSLWKDAKPDDLMDSKLRCVFELPSENEKMNDVEPSKTAPVMNSAKVEPPSAAATAAAAAPPTPVMAAASASSLDDSEMKKLMEKCKRLQAEMSKMSEENRHLKDDSARLRKVARSDQATPNSAASLPSLLVVIAAIFIGFFLGKFIL